One Nicotiana tomentosiformis chromosome 4, ASM39032v3, whole genome shotgun sequence genomic window carries:
- the LOC104096341 gene encoding oligopeptide transporter 1-like, protein MEPKKLITESSDEVVNDSPIEQVRLTVPTTDDPSLPCLTFRTWALGITSCAILAFLNQFFGYRQNALYISSVSAQILVLPLGKLMAAYFPTKIIIIPATKWSFSLNPGPFNLKEHVLITIFANAGATSVYAVSIITIVKAFYGSQIHPLAALLLTHTTQLLGYGWAGIFRKFLVDSPYMWWPSNLVQVSLFRALHDVEKRPKGGLTRLQFFIVVLVSSFSYYIVPNYLFPSITALSFVCLIWKDSVTAQQIGSGLKGLGIGSFALDWSTVAGFLASPLATPGFAVMNTLVGFILIVYIAIPFCYWTNLFQAKRFPIFSSHLFDSDGQAYNLTRIFNKETFDFNQQGYDHYSQVHLSIFFVFTYGLSFATLAATVTHVALFHGRTIWQQTKGSFQEKFEDVHTRIMKKNYEPVPQWWFYTILIVVLGLSLLASEGFGRQLQLPYWGVILAMALALFFTLPIAVITATTNQAPGINVIAELIIGYMYPGKPLANVTFKTYGLISVSQAISFLADFKLGHYMKIPPKSMFIVQLVGTVVASSVYFGTAWWLLDTVDNICNPSKLPEGSPWTCPGDDVFYSASIIWGVVGPLRMFGKLGLYSTVNYFFLLGILAPVPVWLLSRKFPDQEWIRLINMPVLLSGSGGMPPARAVNYVCWLSVGLFFNFYVYRKYKSWWARHNYILSAGLDAGVAFMAILAYFTLQIRDINGANWWGLNLDDHCPLAHCSTAPGIQVPGCPVFQ, encoded by the exons ATGGAGCCTAAGAAACTCATTACTGAATCTTCAG ATGAAGTAGTGAATGATTCACCAATAGAGCAAGTTAGACTAACAGTTCCAACAACAGATGATCCATCTTTGCCTTGCTTAACATTTCGAACATGGGCTTTGGGGATTACATCATGTGCAATCTTGGCATTCTTGAATCAGTTCTTTGGTTATCGCCAAAACGCGCTGTATATTTCCTCTGTCTCTGCTCAGATTTTGGTGCTTCCCCTTGGAAAACTTATGGCTGCTTATTTTCCCACAAAAATAATCATTATTCCAGCAACAAAGTGGTCATTTTCTTTGAATCCAGGGCCATTTAACTTGAAAGAACATGTTCTTATTACCATTTTCGCCAATGCTGGTGCAACTAGTGTTTATGCTGTTAGCATTATTACCATAGTGAAGGCTTTTTATGGCAGCCAAATTCACCCTCTTGCAGCTTTGTTATTGACACATACTACCCAG TTGCTTGGATATGGATGGGCTGGTATATTCCGAAAGTTTTTAGTTGATTCGCCATACATGTGGTGGCCTTCCAATTTGGTTCAAGTCTCCTTGTTTAG GGCATTGCACGACGTTGAGAAGAGGCCAAAAGGAGGCTTGACAAGGCTGCAATTCTTCATTGTGGTCCTTGTATCAAGCTTCTCTTATTACATCGTCCCTAACTATCTATTTCCATCGATAACAGCTCTGTCATTCGTGTGTTTGATATGGAAGGACTCAGTGACAGCGCAACAAATAGGGTCCGGCTTAAAGGGTCTAGGAATCGGTTCGTTTGCTCTAGATTGGTCTACTGTGGCTGGTTTTTTGGCAAGTCCTTTAGCCACACCTGGTTTTGCTGTAAtgaacactttggttggtttcaTACTAATTGTCTACATAGCCATCCCATTTTGCTACTGGACCAACTTGTTTCAAGCCAAACGCTTCCCAATTTTCTCTTCTCACTTGTTTGATTCTGATGGACAAGCATACAACCTCACAAGAATCTTCAATAAGGAAACTTTTGATTTCAATCAACAAGGATATGATCATTACAGCCAAGTTCATTTGAGCATATTCTTTGTATTTACCTATGGTTTAAGCTTTGCAACGCTCGCTGCAACAGTTACTCATGTTGCTCTCTTCCATGGAAG GACAATTTGGCAACAAACAAAGGGATCTTTCCAAGAGAAATTTGAGGATGTTCATACAAGGATAATGAAGAAAAACTATGAGCCTGTTCCTCAATGGTGGTTTTACACAATCTTGATAGTGGTTCTTGGACTGTCATTGCTTGCTTCTGAGGGATTTGGTAGACAATTGCAGCTTCCTTATTGGGGAGTCATATTAGCAATGGCTTTAGCTCTATTTTTCACCCTGCCAATCGCTGTAATAACAGCTACAACGAACCAG GCACCAGGAATAAATGTCATCGCGGAGCTCATCATAGGTTACATGTATCCTGGAAAACCTCTAGCTAATGTAACATTCAAAACCTACGGATTAATTAGCGTGTCACAGGCTATATCTTTTCTCGCTGATTTCAAATTAGGCCACTACATGAAGATCCCTCCAAAATCCATGTTCATTGTCCAG CTAGTAGGAACTGTAGTGGCATCCTCAGTCTATTTTGGGACGGCTTGGTGGCTCCTCGATACAGTGGATAACATCTGCAATCCATCAAAATTGCCCGAGGGAAGCCCGTGGACTTGCCCTGGAGATGATGTTTTTTACAGTGCCTCAATTATTTGGGGTGTTGTTGGTCCTCTAAGGATGTTCGGAAAACTAGGATTATACTCCACTGTAAACTACTTCTTCCTACTAGGGATTCTAGCGCCTGTCCCCGTTTGGCTGCTCTCGCGCAAATTCCCTGATCAGGAGTGGATTAGACTCATCAACATGCCTGTACTATTATCAG GTTCAGGAGGAATGCCACCGGCTAGGGCAGTGAACTACGTCTGCTGGTTATCGGTTGGGTTATTTTTCAACTTCTATGTGTACAGGAAATACAAAAGTTGGTGGGCGAGGCACAATTACATTCTGTCTGCAGGACTTGATGCTGGAGTTGCATTTATGGCTATACTTGCTTATTTCACATTGCAAATTAGAGATATAAATGGGGCAAATTGGTGGGGTTTAAATTTAGATGATCACTGCCCTTTGGCACATTGTTCTACTGCTCCTGGTATACAGGTCCCTGGATGTCCCGTCTTTCAGTAA